The Altererythrobacter sp. CAU 1644 genome has a window encoding:
- a CDS encoding TonB-dependent receptor plug domain-containing protein, which translates to MKISSRMANSGRMKLYTSVGIAAVMANAPAIAQDDVLSEAEAPQTETAIVVTGTRLATNPEVAGPNPVVTVDAANIEQSGEVNLTELLSQTPALFNSEDNFDAAGSQARFGGTGVNLLDLRNLGPQRTLVLVDGRRHIAGISGEAAVDVNTIPTALVERIDVLTGGVSSVYGADGVSGVVNFVMKKDFEGLDMRLQRGFSEYGDADSYFGSIAAGTNFADGRGNITAAYEYRKDGRVAYGDRPNGRFDAPLLVRNPDDIPDDPNVFDFIPLPFIGWADSAPGGALVLDNSFVATFRGDGQPYNAGVFLPNSGFRSAGTADTDDTPVASYQGDLQARTEHHSVNLFANYEISPSLNFFAEGKYVNSENFSVSQPSFDFFTYVGGENPFIPQNIRDIIANTGGFFDGLLFNRDNFDLGTRNEILKRDLYRGVIGFDGDISDNARFEVSYVYGRNETRYISENYRIEDRYFAALDAVDEGAFLTGTPNGNVVCRVSVDGSGLVDSFNFNYGEAPQTFSPNECVPLNVFGEGVASQAALDFINADLQNKFTLTQNVVSGFVSGDFGALFELPGGPIGFVVGGEYRKEKSISRVDPLAKQVTDFDPDRGVLADLALLDDETGSFDVIEGFAELALPLLADMPFADLLELRAAVRLSDYSTSGYTDSWSVSGVWAPVTDVRFRGSYSKSTRAPNITELFAPGTGTFSFIADPCDPANVTSGAPVRAANCRTLIEGLGADFDTYDYGSDIASSASIPGFVSGNPNLEPEEATTWTAGVVVQPRFLPGFAFSADWFDIDLSQAINTTTLTELAEFCVDSPTLDNQFCDLVDRAPGTGFVNGFRLAPVNVAFFETAGLDVTMSYQFDLGDSSQIQLRGTVGYLDKLNFLPSNGGTVDDDRGEAGAPKWNGSADVTFTRGNFSLNYGVQYIGEQLRYEKDVLAANPDRAAPEFITIGSRFMHDIRGEMDIADTGASIYFGINNFTNEQPVLGLVDTPTGWRGRYYFAGLRVKLAGLPGF; encoded by the coding sequence ATGAAAATTTCGAGTCGCATGGCCAATTCTGGCCGCATGAAGCTGTATACCAGCGTGGGCATCGCCGCCGTCATGGCAAATGCGCCCGCCATCGCACAGGACGACGTTCTGTCGGAAGCGGAAGCGCCGCAGACTGAAACCGCCATCGTCGTTACGGGTACTCGTCTCGCGACGAACCCCGAAGTTGCCGGGCCCAATCCGGTCGTCACCGTCGACGCTGCCAACATCGAGCAGTCGGGCGAAGTGAACCTGACCGAGCTTCTGAGCCAGACGCCCGCACTGTTCAATTCGGAAGACAACTTCGACGCAGCCGGTTCGCAGGCCCGCTTCGGCGGTACCGGTGTCAACCTGCTCGATCTTCGGAACCTCGGTCCGCAACGCACCTTGGTTCTCGTCGACGGTCGCCGACACATCGCTGGCATCTCGGGTGAAGCCGCGGTCGACGTCAATACGATCCCGACCGCTCTGGTCGAACGGATCGACGTGCTTACCGGTGGTGTATCGTCGGTTTACGGGGCGGACGGCGTGTCCGGCGTGGTCAACTTCGTCATGAAGAAGGACTTCGAAGGCCTCGACATGCGCCTTCAGCGCGGTTTCTCCGAATATGGCGACGCCGACAGCTACTTCGGCTCGATTGCCGCCGGGACCAACTTCGCCGACGGTCGTGGCAATATCACGGCCGCTTACGAATACCGCAAGGACGGCCGCGTCGCATATGGCGACCGTCCGAATGGCCGTTTCGATGCACCGCTGCTCGTCCGCAACCCGGACGACATTCCGGACGATCCCAACGTGTTCGATTTTATCCCGCTGCCCTTCATCGGCTGGGCCGATAGTGCACCGGGCGGCGCCTTGGTTCTCGACAACAGCTTCGTGGCGACCTTCCGCGGTGACGGTCAGCCCTACAACGCCGGGGTCTTCCTCCCGAACTCGGGCTTCCGCTCGGCCGGTACTGCTGACACCGACGACACGCCAGTCGCCAGCTACCAGGGCGACCTCCAGGCACGTACCGAACACCACTCGGTCAACCTGTTCGCGAACTACGAAATTTCGCCTTCGTTGAACTTCTTCGCCGAAGGGAAGTATGTGAACTCCGAGAACTTCTCGGTATCGCAGCCCTCCTTCGACTTCTTCACCTATGTCGGCGGTGAGAACCCGTTCATCCCGCAGAACATTCGCGACATCATCGCGAACACCGGCGGATTCTTCGACGGTCTGCTGTTCAACCGCGACAACTTCGACCTCGGCACCCGCAACGAGATCCTCAAGCGTGATCTTTATCGCGGCGTCATCGGCTTCGATGGTGACATTTCGGACAATGCCCGCTTCGAAGTGAGCTATGTCTATGGTCGCAACGAAACGCGCTACATCTCCGAAAACTACCGTATCGAAGACCGCTACTTCGCGGCGCTCGATGCCGTGGACGAGGGAGCGTTCCTGACCGGCACGCCGAATGGCAACGTGGTTTGCCGCGTTTCGGTGGACGGCAGCGGCCTAGTTGACTCGTTCAACTTCAACTACGGCGAAGCACCGCAAACCTTCAGCCCGAACGAGTGCGTTCCGCTCAACGTGTTTGGTGAAGGCGTTGCCAGCCAGGCCGCACTGGACTTCATCAATGCCGACTTGCAGAACAAGTTCACGCTAACGCAGAACGTCGTGAGCGGCTTCGTTTCAGGTGACTTCGGCGCGCTGTTCGAATTGCCGGGCGGCCCGATCGGCTTCGTGGTCGGCGGCGAGTACCGCAAGGAGAAAAGCATTTCGCGTGTCGATCCGTTGGCCAAGCAGGTGACGGATTTCGATCCTGACCGCGGCGTCCTGGCCGACCTCGCTCTGCTTGATGACGAAACCGGTTCGTTCGACGTGATCGAAGGCTTCGCCGAGCTCGCGCTCCCGCTGCTTGCCGACATGCCGTTCGCCGACCTGCTCGAATTGCGTGCGGCTGTCCGCCTGTCCGACTATTCGACCTCGGGCTACACGGACAGCTGGTCGGTCTCGGGCGTCTGGGCGCCGGTAACCGACGTCCGCTTCCGCGGCAGCTACTCCAAATCGACTCGCGCACCGAACATCACCGAGTTGTTCGCGCCAGGCACGGGTACCTTCTCGTTTATCGCGGATCCTTGCGATCCAGCCAACGTGACGAGCGGTGCCCCGGTTCGCGCTGCCAACTGCCGGACCCTGATCGAAGGTCTGGGTGCTGACTTCGACACCTACGACTACGGTTCGGACATTGCCTCGAGCGCCAGTATCCCTGGTTTCGTGTCGGGCAACCCGAACCTCGAACCTGAAGAAGCAACGACCTGGACCGCCGGTGTCGTCGTGCAGCCGCGCTTCCTGCCCGGCTTCGCATTCAGCGCCGACTGGTTCGACATTGACCTTTCGCAGGCGATCAACACCACGACCCTGACGGAACTCGCGGAATTCTGCGTCGATTCGCCGACTCTGGACAACCAGTTCTGCGACCTCGTCGACCGCGCTCCCGGCACCGGCTTCGTCAACGGCTTCCGTCTGGCCCCGGTCAACGTTGCGTTCTTCGAAACTGCGGGCCTGGACGTCACGATGAGCTACCAGTTCGATCTGGGCGATTCGAGCCAGATCCAGCTGCGCGGTACTGTCGGTTACCTCGACAAGCTCAACTTCCTGCCGTCGAACGGCGGTACGGTTGACGACGACCGTGGTGAAGCCGGTGCTCCGAAGTGGAACGGCAGTGCCGACGTGACCTTCACGCGTGGCAACTTCAGCCTCAACTACGGCGTTCAGTATATTGGTGAACAGCTCCGCTACGAGAAGGACGTCCTTGCGGCCAACCCCGACCGTGCGGCGCCTGAGTTCATCACAATCGGTTCGCGCTTCATGCACGACATCCGTGGCGAGATGGACATCGCCGATACGGGTGCGTCGATC
- a CDS encoding sulfotransferase, giving the protein MDTPIQSDPKSLLGEAIRAAQGGNFDGARAIAEDAIANHPDEAAPFHAFLGMVEARRGDLAAAAGQLRQAHEARPGDVTIACNLITVLMDLGEDSEGLAVASEELMRDDASLRVARLRAFLAQKLEAFPEAVEAYEYILASEPNDFECLNNLGNALAGCDQHERALEVLRRAIALEPAAAPTRMNLIAALIALGREEEAERELTAASDEFPADSRAPYQLYVLYKSQQKQDEAVAAIEEAAARNPDAADIQLKLGIEYGVLRRTEDSERAYRRSIALNPLELDAYLGLAVQYEHTNREEMFAPLIEEARANGIAQDALAFIEALEFRRLKQFEEALSKVEDVDPEVEPIRTAHIRATLLDRLGRTDEAFAAYLHANRLMEESPSEPLERAAELRQKLEDDLALLTPEWRESWQPVSIEDARPDPVFLMGFPRSGTTLLDTIVMGHRDTVVMEEQPPLNIVEGLIGGSAALGQMGDREIEQARNRYYEEVGKVAEFAPGKMLVDKSPLFLYRLPLIRRLFPNSKIILALRHPCDVVLSCFMSNFRLNPAMSNFLRLEDAARFYDLCFTHWKTSRALFGAEVHSICYERLVDDVEREVRPLIDWLGLEWDDSLLDHTATARSRGLITTASYSQVTEPIYKRASGRWLRYREHLDPILDQLAPWCEEFGYEDPRQSGRASSGD; this is encoded by the coding sequence ATGGATACCCCTATTCAATCCGATCCCAAATCCTTGCTCGGCGAGGCTATCAGGGCCGCGCAAGGCGGGAACTTCGACGGCGCGCGCGCTATTGCAGAAGATGCGATTGCCAATCATCCGGACGAAGCGGCACCGTTCCACGCCTTTCTTGGCATGGTCGAAGCACGCCGCGGCGATTTGGCTGCTGCCGCCGGTCAACTCCGCCAGGCCCACGAAGCTCGTCCCGGCGACGTTACCATCGCCTGCAACTTGATTACCGTCCTGATGGACCTTGGCGAAGACAGTGAAGGGCTGGCCGTCGCCTCGGAAGAATTGATGCGCGACGACGCAAGCTTGCGAGTCGCCAGATTGCGCGCCTTCCTGGCGCAGAAGCTGGAGGCTTTTCCGGAAGCGGTGGAAGCCTACGAATACATTCTGGCGAGTGAACCCAACGATTTCGAGTGCCTGAACAATCTTGGCAATGCGCTGGCCGGTTGCGATCAACACGAACGCGCATTGGAAGTGCTTCGCCGCGCGATCGCCCTCGAGCCAGCCGCCGCCCCCACCCGCATGAACCTCATAGCGGCGCTCATCGCGCTCGGTCGGGAGGAAGAAGCGGAGCGTGAACTAACCGCAGCGAGCGACGAATTCCCCGCCGATTCCCGGGCACCCTACCAGCTATACGTACTGTACAAGTCGCAGCAAAAGCAGGACGAGGCAGTTGCCGCCATCGAAGAGGCCGCAGCGCGAAATCCCGACGCGGCTGATATTCAGCTGAAGCTTGGCATCGAGTATGGCGTGTTGCGCCGGACAGAGGATTCCGAACGGGCGTACCGCCGCAGCATCGCCCTCAACCCGCTGGAGCTCGATGCGTACCTGGGTCTGGCCGTTCAGTACGAGCATACCAATCGAGAGGAGATGTTCGCCCCGCTGATCGAGGAAGCGAGGGCGAACGGCATCGCCCAGGATGCGCTCGCCTTCATCGAGGCCCTGGAATTTCGACGACTCAAGCAATTTGAAGAAGCCCTGTCGAAGGTAGAGGATGTCGATCCTGAGGTCGAACCGATCCGCACCGCCCACATTCGGGCGACATTGCTAGACCGCCTGGGCCGGACCGACGAGGCGTTTGCCGCCTACCTCCATGCCAATCGGCTAATGGAGGAATCGCCTAGCGAGCCGCTCGAGCGTGCCGCAGAACTGCGACAGAAGCTCGAAGACGATCTTGCACTACTAACGCCGGAATGGCGCGAGAGTTGGCAACCGGTCTCCATAGAGGATGCGCGCCCCGATCCAGTGTTCCTGATGGGTTTCCCGCGTTCGGGCACCACTTTGCTCGACACGATCGTCATGGGGCATCGCGACACCGTGGTGATGGAAGAGCAGCCGCCGCTCAACATCGTGGAGGGATTGATCGGCGGGTCGGCCGCGTTAGGGCAGATGGGCGACCGGGAAATCGAACAGGCACGCAATCGATACTACGAAGAGGTTGGGAAAGTTGCCGAGTTCGCGCCGGGCAAGATGCTCGTCGATAAGTCGCCGCTGTTTCTCTACCGTTTACCCCTCATCAGGCGCCTCTTCCCGAACTCAAAGATCATCCTCGCACTTCGACATCCCTGCGATGTCGTGCTGAGTTGCTTCATGAGCAATTTCCGCCTCAATCCCGCGATGTCGAACTTCCTGCGGCTCGAGGATGCAGCCCGGTTCTACGATCTCTGTTTCACGCACTGGAAGACCTCCCGCGCCTTGTTCGGTGCCGAGGTCCACAGCATCTGCTATGAGCGGCTAGTCGACGATGTCGAGAGGGAGGTTCGTCCGCTGATCGACTGGCTGGGACTGGAGTGGGACGATAGCCTACTCGATCACACTGCTACGGCGAGGTCGAGAGGCCTCATCACAACCGCCAGCTATTCTCAGGTCACTGAGCCGATCTACAAACGGGCGTCTGGTCGTTGGCTGCGGTATCGCGAGCACCTCGATCCCATACTCGACCAACTCGCGCCATGGTGCGAGGAATTCGGTTATGAAGATCCGCGCCAATCAGGTCGCGCAAGCTCGGGCGACTAA